The following coding sequences are from one Panicum hallii strain FIL2 chromosome 5, PHallii_v3.1, whole genome shotgun sequence window:
- the LOC112893944 gene encoding protein Mpv17, protein MKAIGSGGDWWRNLPSLRRKSDSRRRGRRNTDPRGRRRGPPREPLSSSSSESVGQSSSWPIEFPFRQALTAASLTFTGDTIAQVRGRIVDRRRRGADPDSKELIPDILLNHDWLRGFRMASYGFLLYGPGSYAWYQFLDRCMPKQSFVNLSAKVILNQIVLGPCVIAVVFAWNNLWLGKLSELPSKYQNDALPTLLYGFKFWIPVSIVNFGMIPLPARVAFMSSCSIFWNFYLSTAMNK, encoded by the exons ATGAAGGCCATCGGGAGCGGCGGGGATTGGTGGCGGAACCTACCATCTCTCCGCCGCAAGTCCGactcccgccgccgcggccgtcgcAACACCGACCCCCGCGGCCGACGCCGCGGTCCCCCGCGGGAGCCGctctcgtcgtcgtcctcggagTCCGTCGGACAGAGCAGCAGCTGGCCCATAGAGTTCCCCTTCAGGCAGGCGCTCACTGCGGCCTCTCTCACCTTCACTGGGGACACCATCGCGCAGGTCCGCGGCCGCATCGTCGACCGCCGCAGACGCGGCGCCGATCCCGACAGCAAG GAACTCATACCAGACATATTGCTGAATCATGATTGGCTTCGTGGATTTCGTATGGCTTCCTATGGGTTCCTTCTTTACGGTCCAGGATCCTATGCATGGTATCAGTTTCTTGATCGGTGTATGCCCAAGCAGTCATTCGTAAATTTGTCTGCTAAG GTCATACTGAACCAGATCGTGCTTGGTCCTTGTGTTATTGCTGTAGTTTTTGCTTGGAACAACTTATGGTTAGGGAAATTATCAGAGCTGCCATCTAAATATCAGAATGATGCGCTTCCTACACTTCTATATG GGTTTAAGTTTTGGATTCCTGTATCAATTGTCAACTTTGG GATGATTCCTTTGCCAGCTCGTGTTGCCTTTATGTCCTCTTGTTCCATTTTTTGGAACTTTTATTTATCGACTGCTATGAACAAATGA
- the LOC112891903 gene encoding probable WRKY transcription factor 65, translating to MDGEWSDGAAVSSPTVSGGEGKVGPVRGVPADDCPGSPASPAAPSTAAPAASGRRRSANKRVVNVPLADVSGPRPKGVGEGNTPTDSWAWRKYGQKPIKGSPFPRAYYRCSSNKGCPARKQVERNRAEPDMVIVTYSFEHNHSNAVPKAQQNRPAPKPKPQPAPPEPADSLSSGSHEVAATACAGALATTEGGAAAAAVEVHDDFRWLYDGVSVTSSTSPSDVDAADEMLYGTMFFGAAQPAPLPDEFGDVAGLFDGGVGEEDAMFAGLGELPECAMVFRRHAGDGLPMSGGVKVEQPAESTAMS from the exons ATGGACGGCGAGTGGAGCGACGGGGCGGCGGTGTCGTCGCCGACGGTGTCCGGCGGCGAGGGCAAGGTTGGTCCGGTACGTGGTGTTCCGGCGGACGATTGCCCCGGGTCGCCGGCGTCCCCAGCAGCGCCGTCGACGGCGGCGCCAGCTGCGAGCGGGAGGCGGCGGTCGGCGAACAAGCGGGTGGTGAACGTGCCGCTGGCCGACGTGAGCGGCCCGCGGCCCAAGGGCGTCGGCGAGGGCAACACGCCGACGGACTCGTGGGCGTGGCGCAAGTACGGCCAGAAGCCCATCAAGGGCTCCCCTTTCCCGAG GGCTTACTACAGGTGCAGCAGCAACAAAGGGTGCCCGGCGAGGAAGCAGGTGGAGCGAAACCGGGCGGAGCCGGACATGGTGATCGTCACCTACTCCTTCGAGCACAACCACTCCAACGCGGTGCCAAAGGCGCAGCAGAACCGCCCGGCACCGAAGCCCAAGCCCCAGCCGGCCCCGCCGGAGCCGGCGGATTCTCTGTCATCCGGCAGCCACGAAGTCGCCGCCACGGCCTGCGCCGGCGCGCTTGCGACGACagagggcggcgcggcggcggcggccgtcgagGTTCACGACGACTTCCGGTGGCTCTACGACGGCGTGTCCGTCACCTCGTCGACGTCGCCCTCCGACGTCGACGCGGCGGACGAGATGCTGTACGGGACGATGTTCTTCGGCGCCGCGCAACCCGCGCCGCTCCCCGACGAGTTCGGCGACGTCGCCGGGCTGTTCGACGGAGGAGTGGGCGAGGAGGACGCGATGTTCGCGGGGCTCGGCGAGCTCCCCGAGTGCGCCATGGTGTTCCGgcggcacgccggcgacggGCTGCCGATGTCGGGCGGGGTGAAGGTCGAGCAGCCGGCGGAGAGCACAGCCATGTCGTGA